AGAAAGCTTGTATTTACAACATTAAGCGCGTTCCCGGTGCGCGTTTCAAAATTACTGTTCATAATAAATGTACAGATATGAACGATGTCAAAGTACTGAATAAGTGCCAAGCGGCGCTATTGGTTGTCTTCTCTAGAACgttttttatgatttatgacTTGCGCGCACAGACCAACCCAATCAAATACACCCTTCTTATTCACGTAGAACGCTACCGCACTCCATCTTACTGGCTTTCGTGGCATCATTCACACAAAAAACAGCGTTGATTCTCTCCATCATGCACATGGATATGTAAATAGGGAGGGTTTTGTTTTACAACCGAGCTCATGACACGGATTCTTTTCTCCCCTATGACGTACGTGCTTATTCCGCGTCCACAACACTCTTGTTGGTATCATATTTCACAAGTTGCAACCACTGATCTCCCCCTCATACTATCttatggggcgttgcaagaaacttgcgatcaatcgcaagtcgATTTTTgttcccgaaatcaagcatatgccatGCAATTAATAATTGCAAGTGCGACtgattgctaatttgctccaggaaacaaaaaaaatgtagtctgatttgctatagttaaaagtgatcaatcaattgtgaaattgcaacagaatatttttatgattgattgcaaatattttcttgcatcaCTCCCTTAGACGGGTTATCAGTGTTTGCAACGTAACGCAAATTGACAAAGAACTTAAAGTACTGACTATGACGGTGCCATCAAACTTGCCGCGCTGTGTATTTGGCACAGACCTAAAATATGCATGAAAACGGTTGTGAAATGATTGGCGACGCAGAGTAGACTACCTTATACATGGCTCCGGGACATgccttatcccccccccccaaaaaaaaataaataaattctgcGTCAAAGATAAGGAATTTAAAGCCCCCTTACAGAATGCGGTTTTACAGACCAAGATTATCCTGCTTGCAAGAAATATGTTTTACATTGTAAGTACAGGATTTGGCATGTACACTCAGTTGGCTTCTAGTTAATTGCGtggacagttttttttttgctgcatCGTAAAGTCCTAAGTTTATCTTGATAAGAAGTATGATTAAAGATATTCATTTGGATTTCAACTGCTAatacaaatcttcatttttttatccacCATGTTTGTTGCTACACCCTGATTTCTCAAAATCTATTTAAGTATATATATTTCGTCAAAGTTATACTCGTATCGTCTTTCAGGGAGAGGTGCTGGCTGGTGGGACTTCGACCGgttataaaatgtttttattgtttttgaatATGTATAAATTTGGCTCAACGACATCCACATTTTGCCACAATCATATCCGGGAGTTCTGTCAGTACAATGTTTCTCGTTTCAGGTTCAAGGTAAAGAATTGCAAGACCAAGTGGGTGGAACTCTGATGGGACACAGCACGGGGGTGACACCCCTCGCTTCCTCCTGGTCATGATTGCCTTTACTTTAGCATGGTTGGACCACGTTTCGTCCTCCGTCGATTTCGAATTGAGCGGGCACCCACCGTTGCACCTGTACGCGTCGTATCCCTTGGGGGCGATTATCCAAGGCGACCAACCGATCGCTTCGAAGCTTACATACATGTTCTTTCGGAGACAACCTCCCGACCGTGTTGTGTTTTCTGATTGGTCTAAATCCTGGACGTAAGCTCGATGTTTAGCCAATGAGCGCTTTCGGCGTTGGAGTTCTGAAGAACTTGGTCCATGGTGAAATGCCATTGTTGAAAGGGCAGGAGGAGGCGATTCGTCATCGTTGTGGTCGGAGATGTTTCTTTTTCCGTTTTTCCGATCCAGActctctgtaaaaaaaaataataaaagctttTTGTGTGTGTACTGGTACATGGCGAAATTCAAAAGCAATAAGGCCCGATATTCGAGAGCGTGCTGTTGGATAATACGACCAATGTCCATTAAactaaaaatacatatttctagCTCAGTACCCTAATAGAAGGAAATCTAGCGTGATTACACGACGAAATCATCGTCTTcgtcatcaccgtcatcatcattatcaacgcCGATGTCATAGTAGAAGTAAGGGAAATTACAGTCATCAGATGGAATAATTATGATTGTTACCAATGCAATCGATATTTGGTCACGTGACATACACCAACCTTGTGTGAAAAGCACGAGTATTGGTTGACGACCGTTGTCATGGCGTGCTTTCTTCGCAAACCGAAGCATGTTGTCGGGGAGAGGCTGGCCAGAGAGTGACGTCACAGTGATGTAGAGCCCAAAGTTGGAAGTCTTATTGTTCAGCCATTCTTGAACAGctataaaagaaataaggaaataaAGTACAAGTGTGTGTAACGTAATTATCAAATAATGATGATTCGTGTCAATGCCACTTAACATGCGAATCTTGCCtcagaaattttcattttcgccACTTGAAACGATTTCTGGCCGTAAGCTATTTCTTTTCCAGCATGACACCTATGTACTTTACAATTAAGAATTAATCATATATGAATTCTAATGAAATCACCCTAGATTGTGACTTTTTCTCGTTTACCCCGTACAACctacaggtaaaaaaaatacgtattatacatttatatatcgCAATgcagtctgattttttttttcgaatacAGCGATGTAACAGTGTTGCGTTAGAATAAGTCACCTCTTGATATATTGCcttttatttttacttaacAACTTACTGTCACGAATATTGAACACTTCCCATCCAGTTCCTTTGGCAGACATCAGCCTCAATCCAACTAGTTTGGCGCCCTCCAACGACGACGTGTCAGATGATTTGAGTTGGTAGACGTGGACCTGTTTATCGATTGACACAAAATAATgtagaaaaagagggaaatttGAATTAGGGAGGGATATTTCTAACTGGAATATACAACGCGCTCAGGTAACATTTACAGCTATGTTGGAAAACGGTGATTGGGTGATATTTTCCAACGTCGAAATGTTTGCAGAGTATTGCTATATTATTGTCAACCCATTACTACAAAACCAAACCAACGTTTCGATTAAGAATGGGAAATAAAGATGAGCAAGGCaagcaaaataaatacaaaggtTTGGTGGAATGAGGGTagccaaagaaaaaaaaagaagaaacaaacgAGCGATAAAGATGAGACGGCCACACATGAAGAAaatttttaaagagaaaatttttcaaatgatgaattaagaaagaaagatagtAGGTAAGAAAGGCAGggaggaagggaggaaggaaggaaggaaggaaggaagggaggaaggaaggaaggaaggaaggaaagaaagaaagcaagaaggaaaaaagaatgaaaaatacacGTGAAAGagagataagaaaaaagaatcaatagcagaaagagaaaagaaaaaaaaaagataattcattcaaatgcataaataacaaaaatgttGGTTGTACGTGTCAAACCGCACCATCTACTTCACTCTCGGCccccagcccccctcccccgcggCCTCTCCGCCCCCTCTACAATCTCTCCttcaaaagacaaagaaagatCCTAACTACAGTTTCCTTTAGACATACCCAATCAATCATTTCATTTCCGCCAGGTTTGCATCCATCAGGTGCAGTTTCTGACACTGTAAACAAGgtaaatatttatcattttgaattttcgagGGGATGCAGGCCTCCCAAACCCTTATAAGTCTTCATCAATGGTTTAAAAAGCATTCCGATCTCTCTCGAAGGCTCGGATCTTTAGGGAATTTACTTCTCGCTAGCGAGTCACGTCCTGGGAGATCTTCTTTTGATGCATCTTTTAAACAAGGAATTCGGATTTCATTCAGGTCGACAGTCCGTGTAgatttgaaaaatgtaaaatagatcgataatttattattttcgtCTGGTCATATTGCCGGGGGTGATCGTCGACATGATTGTGTCCTCGACATTTTTTGGGGAGTGTCATCCTAAATGCTTTAATTTATATCGTTTGTGCGCTTGGAAAGATGTTTTCACGTTGTCGAGGAAACTCTTacaaaaagcaaattaaaaaaaacattcattaagTAACCTTTGTTATCATGGTTAAGATGTTTTCCTGTATGCTGTTCCCCTACTTATTCCGTCCACGAATATTATagcgagggggggggcaaaaattgtAACGTTTGGAATAATCCATAATATACCCCTAATAATGTCTGGTCGCATTCATAACTGCTTTAAAATGTCGGAATCAagctttttttgttattataataatcagagattcaaataaaatttgctCTGAAATTAAACTTcttaaatttatcaaaattagaggaatatttacaatatttgcAGATTTTCGTTGATGGAAAAATTAGATTCCTGCCGGATTCCCGGtatatcttattattattattatcattattttaaagaaGTGAGCGGGATTTCGCGAATAAAATTTGGAGATTCCTTTAAATTTGGTGTTTAAGATGAGAAGCATTCACCTAAGATGATCCAGTCTATGATTGAACTAcccttcactgtaaaaactgtggtgttaaaactgacaccaattggtgttaatagaggaccacaccctgaggtgttaaaataacaccctagagattgaacataacaccatagagtgtaaatgtaacaaccataggtgttgtaataacacctataggtgtaaaactaacacaaccaatttaacaccggtgtaaaataactggtgtggtcctctatgtacactggttaacaccacagtttttgctgtgttatTTAAACCCTTTAAGCAATAAAATCAGGCCAACCAGGAGTCGGAATGACTAGGTCAAAACCTTTTGGGTCAGGCGACAAAATGCCTTTTGTTTCAACACACCTCAGAGATTCCAAAATTACAGCATCCAATAAATTATGCGTTGTGAACGAGGAGGGGGTATTGTATTATTTCTTTctcaatatattcatattctgaGCAATGTATAATGACTATAATAGCAATGCTCTGGTTTTAAATGGATGTTCGTGATTGTCCAAATGATAgccaaaatattttaaagattttttttttattcggagAAAGGGAAGGGATTGTCATGCTTGCATTTCGTATGCTTTCTTTTTCGCTTTCTTCAAAATTTAGCATTTTCTCCAAATAGAAGACTTCCATATTGTCATTAATTTgggatttttttactttagaaATATCACTGACATTTGTCCAACAAGACCACATTGATGTTGACAATTCGTTAGTTACAGGTGATTAGAGAGTTTCGCCTTTATCTGTGAAGTCTGAATAGAAAACCCCAGGAATCGGTTAAATCAGATGGTATTACATTTCAACATTCAAACACATATTTCGATGGTTGTTCTTTATAACCCGAGAACTTGTTAGATTTTTGTCTGAAGGGCTGGTACAagtgtatacaaaataataataataactcttatttacccagggtagccactctcagctgtaagctgttcttccagcgggtcctgcataacataatatgttattattacccttctccgttctaaatgctgagcgtctagcaagaaggcagaaggtcccatttttataagtctttggtatgactcggccggggatcgaacccacgacctcccgttcatgaggcggacgctctaccactgagccaccatgtccggtGGCTCAGAGTGACGGTCACCCCTCGTAAATAgcacaaaaacatgaatttcattGGATAAACTAACTTGGTGTAGGCCCTATACACTACATAGATTGTTTCACGTTTGTAGAATATGCCTTAAGTTGTCATGGTTACCTGAAAGTAGTTTGGTCTTCTTGTATCTTGAGATGCAGTCCATCGGGGTCTTATGCGGTAGAGATGAAATTCAGCTTGGAGGAGGGCCACATTCGATTCCACAAGAGATAGATTAAAATGGAAGCTCAGTCGACCACCTCGGCCTGCGatggaaggagggaggaaggggaGAGGGGGGTGGGGTGAGAAAGACCATTGATCATGACACCtgttcactagcgtacctaaggggggagCAGGGgagcagactgcccccctgacgaatCACAACTCATTCAAGGGACGTACCCGTGCCCAACCCttcccccgacgagtcacaactgagcCCTtacgagccacaagtggccccctttttttgaacttgaagacctttttaattttgcttgtcattttttttctggtacgaaatcctttatttgtggttgaagaccctttttttgcttgtcaatttttttttggcgggCAAATTGGCCCCCCGTACGCCACTGCACCTGTTCAAATTCAATGCCCATTTACGCTTCTTAGATATCCAACGAATATACATCCCCTcaattttcacatttgcaaCCGTGGGGCGGGGCATCCCCTATCTACCAtctacccccacccccccccccctctgtacGCCAGTGTAACCATGGAC
This region of Lytechinus variegatus isolate NC3 chromosome 18, Lvar_3.0, whole genome shotgun sequence genomic DNA includes:
- the LOC121432040 gene encoding bone morphogenetic protein 2-like encodes the protein MGFHSVCFVFICLAFVANAFPYDQEAAARISPYVPDVDSAPQRQQEETVGSMEANELLQILGLSKEPISLPTRESTSLSSSSSSSERNHFAHPFMVNLYNSLVDPMSGLTFGRRPYNATKIRAVPEAGRGGRLSFHFNLSLVESNVALLQAEFHLYRIRPRWTASQDTRRPNYFQVHVYQLKSSDTSSLEGAKLVGLRLMSAKGTGWEVFNIRDTVQEWLNNKTSNFGLYITVTSLSGQPLPDNMLRFAKKARHDNGRQPILVLFTQESLDRKNGKRNISDHNDDESPPPALSTMAFHHGPSSSELQRRKRSLAKHRAYVQDLDQSENTTRSGGCLRKNMYVSFEAIGWSPWIIAPKGYDAYRCNGGCPLNSKSTEDETWSNHAKVKAIMTRRKRGVSPPCCVPSEFHPLGLAILYLEPETRNIVLTELPDMIVAKCGCR